In the genome of uncultured Celeribacter sp., the window CGCAGCGTCGAGCCGGTGAGCGTCAGGCGCTTCATCATCACCTGCGCGAAGTTCACTTCGGCCTTGGAGCCTTGCAGAAAAGCAATGTTGACCAAGCGGCCTTCCATCGCCAACGCTTTGATATTGCGGGGGATATAGCTGTCGCCGACCATATCTAAGATAAGATTCATGCCGCCTTCGGATTTCACGACGTCGACGAAATCCTCTTCACGGTAGTTGATCGCGCGCTCAGCACCCAGCCCCGCGCAGGCTTTGCATTTCTCATCGGAGCCGGCAGTGGCAAACACCCGTGCGCCAAAGGCCCGCGCCAATTGGATCGCGGTCGTGCCGATGCCGGACGAACCACCGTGGACCAGAAACCGCTCTCCGGCCTGCAAGCCGCCCCGCATGAAGACATTCGACCAGACGGTAAAGAACGTCTCCGGCAGGCAGGCGGCCTCTTTCAAAGACATGCCGTTGGGCACCGGCAAAGCATGCGCCGCAGGGGTCGCGACATATTCGGCGTAGCCGCCGCCGGGCAAAAGCGCGCAAACGTGATCACCAATGCGCCAGTCGCTAACTGCTGCCCCCACGGCGACAACCTCCCCCGCGCCTTCGAGACCCGGAAGGTCCGATGCACCGGGCGGCGGGTTATAAAGCCCGGCACGTTGCAGCGCGTCAGGCCGGTTCACGCCAGCATAGGCCAATTTGATCACGATCTCGTCGGCTTTGGGTGTCGGCACAGGGCGCGTGCAGGGTTTGAGAACCTCCGGCCCGCCCACTTCGGAAATTTCGACCGCACGCATCATATCGGGCAAGCTCATTGAGACGCCCCTCCGGCATTTTGCGTTCCGTTTTGCGTACCGGGCACATCGTCGCGGCCCACACCCGCAGGCGCCTTGACCATCGACAAGACCGCATTGGGCAGCGCGAACATCGCAGCCAGCGCCTTATTGCCCCGCACTGTGGCTTTGGCTTTCTCGATCTGCATCACATCGTCGATGCGACGGTCAAGAAAGGCCTTGGTGTCGACGAATCCTTCGCTGTCATCGCCCAGCCAAAACAGCACGGTCGATGCGAACACACCCGATAGTGTCGCGCGTTTCGTGTACCAATTCACATCATTCGAACTGTCGCCCAAGGCAGTCCAGATCGCATCCGCCGTTTCCCACACCAGCTTTGTCCCTTCAGCCGCGTAGATCGGCAGGGAGAAAAGCGACATGCCGCGTCGCACCACTTCGCGATCCACCGATTGCAGCCGGATCCACACCGCGTGCGCAATCCGGTCGCGAAACCGCATTTCTGAGAGGTCCGCCGCTTCGAGCGCCGCCACCATCTCCCGGTCGCCACGTTTGTGATAGGCGGCTGCCAAATCGACCGATCCACGCGGGGCCGCGACCTTGGCCAAGCCTTCGGAGACCCCCGAATCAGCCACGGCGGATGTGAAGGTTTCCGGTCCCCAACCGTCAAAAACCACGTGAATCAGCGCTGCATCGAGCAGTTTTTCACGGGTCGGATCGGGATAAGCGGTGGTTGGCATGTCTTTGTCCTCCTTCAGAGTCTCGGGCATAGTAGACAAGCTAGGATGACTTTGCTATACGGCCAGCTCCTGCAATTTTTGCAAATCTAACTTAGGAAGGTGGTGACACCACATGCAGGTTAGCGTTCGTGACAACAACGTCGATCAGGCCCTCCGGGCTCTGAAGAAAAAACTTCAACGCGAAGGCGTTTTCCGCGAAATGAAGCTCAAGCAACATTTCGAGAAGCCGTCCGTGAAGAAAGCGCGCGAGAAGGCCGAGGCCGTCCGCCGTGCCCGCAAGCTGGCTCGTAAAAAAGCTCAGCGCGAAGGCATGCTCTAATTAGGGCGAGTTCGACGTTTCGAACGGTCCTTTTGGGACATTGAACAGATAGACCTCCCGACAGACCTCTGTCGGGAGGTTTTCTTTTGCCGAAAGGATACACGACACGAAAACGGGCGCGAGACACCGCGCCCGCTCCGTCAAAACCTACGCCTCAGATCAGCTTGTGAAATCGGTGATCACCGTCACCCCGTTCACATTGAAATTCGACATATCGTTATAGACATCAATGATCCCCGACAGGTTGGTCGTCGCGGTCACAAGATCACCTGGCTGCAGTTTTTTCGTCGCCACCTGGCTCAAGAGGTAGGGGAATTCGCTGCGCGGCATACCGAAAGAGCCGAGGAAGGAGACTTCATCCGCGATGATGCTGTTCACCGTGATCGGAATTTCGCCCTCTTTGCCCATCGGAGTCATACCGATCTGCACCGCGCGGCCCTTGCGCTGGACGCTTTTGAGCGAGCTTTGAAGCGTCGCATTGATCCCCAGCGCGTCGATGCTGACATGTGCGCCGCCGTGGGTGATCTCCTTGATCGCCTCGACCGGATCGGTGTCCTTGCTGTTGACCGCATGCACCGCGCCCATGCGCGTGGCGAAGTCGAGCTTGTCCTGCGCGATGTCCACGGCGATGACATTGGCGCCCGCCGCCGTCGCGATCTGAATCGCCGACAGGCCGACACCGCCCGCGCCATAGACCGCGACCCATTCGCCGGGCTTGACCTGACCGACGCTGAGCACGCCGTGATAGGCGGTCATGAAACGACAGCCCATACCAGCGGCCTGTTCAAACCCGACCTCTTCCGGCAGCGGAATAAGGTTGAAATCGGCGACCGGCACATGGGCATATTCCGCGAAGCCGCCATTGTAGGTGAACCCCGGCATGGTCTGATTGTCGCAAACGTTGGAATGACCTTCGAGACAATGATGACAGGTGCCATCGCCACAGGTAAAGGGCACGACCACCCGGTCACCCACCTTGACCTTGCGCACGTTCTTGCCCACGGCCTTCACGATACCGCTCATCTCATGCCCGCCGATCATCGGCAAAGGCGCGAGAAACCCGGTCCACTCGCCTTTCCAGCCATGCCAGTCGCTGCGGCAGATGCCACAGGCTTTCACCTCCACGATGGCTCCATCATCGGTCAGCTCAGGCTCAGGAACGTCCTTGATTTCAAGGGGTTCATTGAAGGCGGTCAGAACTGCTGCTTTCATTTTGCATATCCTTTCTTGCGTCGCATCCGCCCCCCCTTCTCTCAGGATTGGCCAGAAATTCGACAGCACAGGTTACACAAAATCTGCGGCGAAAATTTGCACCATTCCCATGGAGGGAAGACGGTTTATGCGATACAGATGGTGATCCTTTTTCTGCGCAGGACCACGTCGCGGCACATGCAAACAGGCACAACCTGTCTCAGTTCTGAGACAGGTTGTGCGATAGCATTCTAAGAGATTGAGACGTCGTCAGGCGCCGCCTTTTGTCAGATCAGTTCTTGCGGCGCGGCGTGGCATCGCCCCCGCGTGCGGGCGGCTTGCCGCCTTTGCGATGCGGTTTCTTGCCTGCCGGTTTGGAGCGATCGAATTTCGGCTTCTCGAACTTGGCCTTGGGCTTACCGGTCCCAGCCGGAGCTGCGCCACTTCCAGAGCCCCCGCCCACACGTGGTTTGCGCGCAGGCTTCGCGGGCGCATGAACCGCATCGTCGCGTTCCTTGCGTGGCTTTTTCTCATAGGGCTTCTTGGCGGCGGGCTTTTTGTCGAACGACCGCTGCGGACGCTCCTGCCCCTCGAGATACTCCTGCGAAGAGACATTCCCGCGCGGTTTGTCAAAGCGCTTCTTCGGCCCACCTTTACCGGGACGCCCCGCAGGGCTTTGACGCGGTGCAAAGGCCGGTGCGCCGGGCAGAGCCGTCACGGTGATCTCGTCTTCGAGCGACGCATCGGGACCGAGGTGATCCATGAAGCCCGTCAGAGCCGACTCTTTCAGCTCCACAAAGGTCTCATCGTCCTCCATGCGGATTTTGCCGATCTGGGCTTTCTCCAGATTGCCCGCCCGACACAAAAGCGGCAAAAGCCAGCGCGGCTCAGCGCGCTGGTTACGCCCGACAGATAGCGACACCCAGGCCGACGGGCCGAACTCGGCGCGCGGGTCTTGCGGGCGTTTCGCGGTGTGGACGTTCAACTCCTCAGGTGCGGACAGGCCCGCACGATAGAGACGCAGACAAGCGACCGCGATCTGTTCCGGGGAGAAACGGTCGTGGAGTTTTTCGGCGAATTGCAGCTCACCTTCCGTCAGCTCCGCCGCCCAAGCCGGATCGTCCATCAAACGGCTTTCATCTAGGGCGAGGATTTCTTCGGCAGTGGGCGCATATTTCCATTCCGCGTCGATCTTTGCCCATTTCAACAGGCGCGCCGCCTTTTTCGAAACGTTATCGGGCGCGATCAGCGCGGAGATGCCTTTGCGACCGGCACGACCCGTCCGACCGGAGCGGTGCAACAGGCCTTCGGTGTTGGTCGGCAGATCGGCGTGGATCACCAGTTCCAGATTGGGCAGGTCGATCCCGCGCGCGGCCACGTCGGTGGCGACACAAACACGCGCACGCCCATCGCGGAGCGCCTGCAACGCGTGGCTACGCTCGTCCTGCGACAGCTCACCCGAGAGGCTCACGACGGCAAAGCCACGGTTGGCGAAGCGCGCGGCCAGACGCGCCACGGCAGCACGCGTGTTGGCAAACACGATGGAAGTCTGGCTGTCGTGATAGCGCAGCAGGTTGATGATCGCGTGCTCGGAATCGCGCGGCGCACATTGGATCACCTGATAGGAGATGTCGCTGTGCTGTTCGCGCTCGCTGATTGTGGTCACACGCACGGCATCGCGTTGATAGGTCTTGGCAATTTCGGCGATGGATTTCGACACGGTGGCCGAGAACAACAGCGTGCGACGGTCCTCGGGCGCTTCGCCCAGCATGAATTCGAGATCCTCGCGGAAGCCCAAGTCCAACATCTCGTCGGCTTCATCCAGCACGATGGCGCGAATATCCGAGAGGTCCAGCGCACCGCGCGTGATGTGATCGCGCAAACGGCCCGGCGTGCCGACCACGATATGCGCGCCGCGCTCAAGGCTACGGCGTTCGGTGCGGGCATCCATACCGCCGATACAGGTCGAGATGCGCACGCCGGTTTTGCCGTAAAGCCACTCCAGCTCGCGGGCCACCTGCATCGCCAATTCGCGTGTCGGTGCGATGGCCAGAGCCAGCGGGCTTCCGGCATGATCGAACCGCTCCGCATCACCCAAAAGCGTCGGCGCAATGGCGAGACCAAAGCCCACGGTTTTGCCCGACCCCGTCTGGGCCGACACCAAAAGATCCGCCTCCGCAAGCTCGGGGGCGGTGACGGCGGTTTGCACGTCGGTAAGTGTGTCAAAACCGCGCTCGGCGAGCGCGTCGGAAAGGGGCGTCAGCATCAGGGGAAAATCCGTATGGGCGCCAAACACAGGCGCAAGATAGCGCCGTTTAGCGGGTTTGGGCGTGGGAGTCTACAGAAAGCCGCATTGGGAACAGCTCAGCAAAGCGTAGGAATGAGTATTTTCACCACGGAAAAGATCACAAGCGACCCCCGCCGAACATTAAGATTAATCAGGTTAAGGTTAATGCAAGGGAGTGCGCGCGCATTAAGAGGCGGTCAGGCCTCAGCGGCTTCGATCTCGGCCCATTCCTCATCCGTAAACACCCGAGAGCGCGACAGAAAGCAAGTGCCCCGCCCGGTATCCAGGGAAAATCCCGCGCCATGGCCGGGGCCTGCGTCCAGGATCATCTGGCTGTGGCGCCAAATCTCGAACAGGCTTTCGGAAATCCAAACCGGCGCGCCTGCGACTTCGCCCAGTTTGATGTCACGCGCGCCGATCATATAGTCGCCGTTTTTGTAACACATCGGCGAGGAGCCATCACAACAGCCCCCCGACTGCACGAACATCACAGGGCCGTGGTCCGCGACAATCTCGTCGAGAAGGCTGCGGGCGGCGTCTGTGATCGTCACACGGTTGAGGGGCATTGTGTCCGACTTTCAAAAGCGGGGCATATGCGCACCCAAGGGGGGAGGAGGTATGCGCATATGCCCCGGGATAAGCCCGGTCAGGATAATCCCTGAACTGGGCTTAGCGGAGGCTGGATTTAGAAGAAGCCCAGCTTGTTCGGGTTGTAGCTCACCAGCATGTTCTTGGTCTGCTGGTAGTGGTCGAGCATCATCTTGTGGTTCTCACGACCCACACCCGACTGTTTGTAGCCACCGAAGGCCGCATGCGCCGGGTAAGCGTGGTAGTTGTTCACCCAAACACGACCGGCCTGAATATGACGCCCGAAGCGGTAGCAGGTGTTCATATCGCGCGACCACACACCGGCGCCGAGGCCGTACATGGTGTCATTGGCGATATGGAGCGCTTCTTCTTCGTCCTTAAAGGTGGTCACGGAGACAACCGGGCCAAAGATTTCCTCTTGGAACACACGCATTTTGTTGTGGCCTTTGAGGATCGTCGGCTGGACATAGTAGCCGCCCGAAAGCTCGCCGTTGAAGCGGGCCGCATCACCGCCCACGAGAACTTCGGCGCCTTCTTCGCGACCGATGGTCAGGTAGGACAGGATTTTCTCCTGCTGCTCAGAGCTCGCCTGCGCGCCGACCATGGTTTCGATGTCACGCGGGTCACCCTGTTTGATGGCTTTCACGCGGGCGATACAGCGTTCGATGAACTCTTCGTAGATGTCTTCCTGAATGAGCGCACGGCTCGGGCAGGTGCAGACCTCGCCTTGGTTGAAGGCGAAGAGCACGAAACCTTCGACAGCCTTGTCGAGGAAGGCATCGTCTTCGCGCATCACGTCGGAGAAGAAGATGTTCGGGGATTTGCCGCCAAGCTCAAGCGTCACCGGAATGAGGTTTTCGGTGGCGTATTGCATGATCATGCGACCGGTTGCGGTCGAGCCGGTGAAGGCGATTTTCGCGATGCGCGGTGAACGGGCCAGCGGCGCCCCCACTTCGGCGCCATAGCCGTTGACGATGTTGAGCACACCATCGGGCAGCAGGTCGGCGATGAGTTCCATCATCACCATGATTGCAGCCGGGGTCTGTTCCGCCGGTTTCATCACGATGCAGTTGCCCGCGGCCAGAGCCGGCGCCAGTTTCCACGCCGCCATCAGGATGGAGAAGTTCCAAGGAATGATCTGCCCCACAACGCCCAGCGGCTCGTGGTAGTGATAGGCCACGGTGTCCGCGTCGATCTCGGACATCGAGCCTTCCTGACCGCGCAGCACGCCGGAGAAGTAGCGGAAATGGTCAACCGCCAAGGGAATGTCGGCGGCCATGGTTTCCCGAATCGGTTTACCGTTGTCCCAGGTCTCAGCGGTGGCGATGATTTCGAGATTCTCTTCGATACGGTCCGCGATTTTCAACAAAAGGTTGGAGCGTTCCGTCGCGCTGGTCAGGCCCCAAGCGGTTTTCGCAGCATGGGCGGCGTCCAGCGCCAATTCGATGTCAGCCGCATCAGAGCGCGCCACTTCACACACCGCTTCGCCGGTGATCGGCGTGGTGTTGTCGAAATAGCGACCATTGACGGGCGGGGTAAACTTGCCGCCGATGAAGTTGTCATAGCGGGATTTGAAAGGCGACGCGTATTTCGCGTTGGCTTCGGATTGTACGTTCATAGGGTCCTCCTCAAATGTTGGCATAACGTCCTCCACGTCAGCCTATGATCCGAAGGTGACCGCTCACTTAACTCGGGTCACCCCCGACTTTAGTAGACGCAGCGCAGCAATGTCTCACCTCTGAGACAGGTGCGTGTCAATTTTCGCCGTTTTCGCCGATCCCGAGCCGTTTCATCCGGCGATAGAGGGTTGCGCGCCCGATCCCAAGTTCGCGCGCCGCCGCAGACATATTGCCGCCCGCGCGCGCAATGGCCCGTTTAAGTGCTGCGCGTTCGGCGCGCTCGAGGGCGGAGACGGAACTGTCGCGGCCCAAAATATCAGAGGCCGGGCGCGGGTCGATCACGGTACCAAGCCCCAAACCATAGGCCCGACGCGCCGCCCGCGTCGCCCCGATCACGAGATCGTCCTGATCCACGGCCAAAAGCACAGCGCCCTCGGGGCGATCCTCTGGCCCCGCGATGATGCGGGCTTTGGGAAAGGCGGCACGGAAGGCCTCCGATTCGATCTGTTTCGCGGTTTGCGCCACGACGCCTGAAATCAGCCGGGCATAGGCCTCGGTCTGATCGGCGCGGCAGGACGACACATCCAGCGCCGCGATCAATTCGCCATCGGGTCCGAAAATCGGAGAATCCATACAGGACATCGCGGTGTTGCGGCTCATGAAATGCTCATCACGATGGATGATGAGATTGCGCCCTTCGGCGATACAGGTGCCGATGCCGTTGGTGCCCTCAGATTGTTCCGACCAATCGAACCCGGCCCAAAGGCCCCAGGCCTGAAACGTGTCGCTGTCGGCATCTTTCGAGCGCTGGTCCAAAATGACCCCGTCGCGATCCGTCATCAACACGGAACAGCCCGTGTTACCGACCATCTGGAACAGGTGATCGAGCTTTGGCGTGGCCAAATCCATGAAGCCTTCGAGCCGCGCGCGACGTTCCTGAATTTCGAGATCGGAGAATCGCTTTGGTTGCGGCGTGCGGGTCGGATCAAGCCCGTGTTTCTTCATCGAGCGTCGCCAACTGGCGGTCAGACGCGTCCCGACCGTGTCTGATTCGACGGCAGAAATGATGTGATCAGCGTGACTTGTGCGCATTTTTCACCGCCTCCTCCCAAACGCGGCTTGTGTTAGCCTTACCATAGGCAAACCCGCTTCGACAAATCCCGGATGCGTGAGCCATTCTGACAGGGGTCAAACCGGCAGAGCCGTGGTCTTGAACACCGTGCGCATGGCGAAAGACGACTGCATCGTCTGAACCCCCGGCAGGCGCACGAGCTGGCGATGCACTTCGGCGAAATGATCTGTGTCGGCGGCCACGACCTTGAGGATGTAGTCCGCCTTGCCCGCCATGAGATGACATTCCAATACGTCGGGCATGTTGCGCACGGCTTTCTCGAAAGCGGCCAAAATATCGTCTGCTTGGCTGGTCAGGGTCACCTCGACAAAGACGGTTGCCCGGCGATCGAGATGGCGCGGGTCCAGAAGCGCGACGTAATCGCGGATGATCCCTTCGGCCTCCAACCGTTGCACCCGGCGATGACAGGCGGAGCTCGACACATTGGCCTCCTGCGCCAGATCAGCGTTCGAAATCCGGCCTCTCACCTGCAAAATGCGCAAAATGCGGCGATCTGTGTCGTCGAGCTTGGTCATGTTGCGCACTTCTCCCAGCGATACGGTCATTTCGGCCATAATCTTTCACGTTTATTTTTTTCCGACAAGCGGCGCGGAAACTGAACTCGCCTGCGTACTATAGATGTGTCCCCGTTGCTGGTGTCCGCAAGGCGCCAGCAAGAAGGCCCGTTGGATCTCTCCAACGGGCCTTTCGTTTCCGTCATCAATGCAACTTACTTTTTGAGCGAGTCGCGGATCTCGATCAGGATATCAAGCTCGGACGGGCCGGCCGGCACCTCTGGCACAACCTCTTCCGGCTTCTCGGCCAAAGCTTTCACCTTGTTGACGTAGCGCACCAGCATGAAGACCACGAAGGCGATGATCAGAAAGTTGATCACGGCCATGATGAAGGAGCCATAGGCAAAAATCGACGCCCCCGCCTCGCGTGCAGCTTCCAAAGAGGTGCCCGGCGCCACATCGCCGGAGATCACGACAAAACGGTTGGTGAAATCGAGACCGCCGGTGAAAATGCCGATGATCGGGTTGATCAGATCGGCAACCATGGATTTGACAATCGCCGTAAACGCCGCACCGACGATGATGCCGACGGCCATGTCCATGACGTTGCCCTTGGCGATAAACGCCTTGAATTCTTTCAACATTTTACAGTGCCCCACACTATTCAGAGAAGATGCCGCACATGCGAGATACGGTCATGCACATTGCATAGCACACTGACGCACATGTGCAGCGGTTTTTTTGCGCTGCAAAAGCAATAGTTTGGGGCCAGATATACGCCACATCCGCCCCCCAAGGAGTTCAAAATGCCTCAGACCGTCACTCACCCGATCACCGCCCGCTGGCCCGCCCAAACCCCGGAAAAGCTGCAACTCTATTCTTATCCCACGCCCAATGGCGTAAAGGTCTCCGCCGCGCTTGAGGAAATGGGGCTGGACTACGAGGCGCACCTCGTGACGCTTGCGGACGCCGACGTCAAAAGCCCCGAATTTCTCGCCCTCAACCCGAACAACAAAATCCCCGCGATCATCGACCCGGACGGTCCCGATGGGACACAGATCGAACTGTTCGAAAGCGGCGCGATCCTGATTTATCTCGCTGAGAAAACCGGAAAATTCCTCTCGAAAGACCCGAAGACCCGCTATGAGACGATCCAGTGGCTGATGTTCCAGATGGGCGGCCTCGGGCCGATGTTCGGCCAACTCGGGTTCTTTTACAAATTCGCAGGCGCCAAGATAGAAGACCCCACCGCGCGCGATCGCTACATCAACGAGAGCAAACGGCTTTTGAATGTGCTCGAAGAGCGCCTTGAGGGCCGCGACTGGATCATGGGCGACTATTCCATCGCCGATATGGCCATCGCGCCCTGGCTCAACGCGTTGGAATTCTATGGCGCGAAGGATGTCGTGGGCTATCACGATCTTAAAAACGTACCGGCCTATGTCGAGCGGTTCTATGCGCGCCCCGCGGTGGCCAAGGCCATCAACATTCCGCCGCGTCCCGAGTAAGGCGATAGACCCATGCCCGTACAAAAATTTGGGTACGCGCAGAGTTATGTGAGTGCGCACCGATGACACGATTACCAACGGCCCCTTCGGCAAATGCATCCGCGACACAGCGCGTCACGGTGGCATTTGTCCTGATCGTCACAGTTTATTTTCTCGCGCAGATGGCTTTGCGGATGATCCTCGGTGGGGCGCTGGAAACCGATGAGGCGGAAATGCTGCTGATGACCCCCGGCTTGCGCTGGGGGTACGGGCCGCAATTGCCGCTTTACAATTGGTTGCAGACGGCCCTTTTTGCGGTCTTCGGAGAGACGCTTTTCGCCCTCTCTTTGCTTAAGAACCTGCTGCTTTGGCTCACATATATGTTCGTGTTCTTGGGCCTGCGGGCCTTTGTGCCAGCCCGGATCGCGGCTCTGAGCGCCCTGTCGCTGTTTCTCATTCCCGACATCGCCTGGGAAGCGCAACGTGCAACGACGCATTCCAATATGCTGCTTGCGACCATTGCCGCCAGCATCGCGGCCTGGCTTTGGGCATTGAAGACCGGACATTGGCGGGCTTGGGCGCTGCTGGGCCTCGCCATGGGATTGGGTGGCATCGCGAAATACAATTTCTGGGCCATCCCTGCGGGGCTGTTTCTGGCCTCTCTCACCTTGCCCCAATCGCGACGCAGGGTGTTGACGCCTCAGGCCCTTATCGCGCCGCTCATTACAGTCTTGATCGTGGCGGGGCCTTATCTTTGGATGATGAACAACCCCGATCTGTCTCTGTCTTCCGTTGGTAAAATTGCGATAGATCAGGAGGCGGATCACCTCATTCCGAAAGGTGTTTCCCTCTATCTTGAGGGGCTTGCCATCCTCTCGATCCTGCCCGCGCTTGTCGCGGTGGCGCTTAGGCTTGCCAGCCGCACATCTTCCACCCGGGTCGAAACGAATTGGGTCGTTTCTCTGTTTTTGCGCAGCTTTCTCTTTTTGGCCGTCACGGGAGGCATTGTCGTGTGGCTGGCGGATGTCGGCCATATCACCCCGCGTTGGCTTTTGCCCGTGGTTCTGCCTCTGGTGATCGGTGCGTTTCTTTGGCTGACGCCCCGCCTTTCGCACGGCGCCACCATCGGCTATCTCGTCACACTGGGCCTTTTCGCAGCACTGGTTTTCACCGGGTTGTCGATGGATCGCTACAAGGCCGGCGCACGGCGCGATCTCGATTTCATGCCGCTCGTCACGCAGATAGAGGGAATGGACCTGCCGCAAGGCACATTGATCGTCGCGGATTTTTACATCGGTGGCAATCTGGCGCGGATCAGACCGGATTGGACCATTCACCCCGATCTGCCCGCAAGCGCCCGTGAGGAGGCCGCGACAGACATTCTCCTCCTCGGTCGCCTTGTGACCTCCGATCCCGAACTAAAACAGCTGGCCGCCACTGTCGGTTGGCCGCTGGCGCAACAGGCCGAATATGATAAGGGGGAGAAGATTGAGCTTCCTTTCCATCATAGCGACCGCATGCTTTTGCTGCATATGCTGCGCGGGACGGCGAACTAAGAGACGATTGCGACCATGCGAACCGCCCAAGACCAAGTATCTTCCAACGCCTTCCTCTTCATTCTCCTCACCTATTTCGCCGTGCAAACCGTGTTGCGCACAGTGCTCGGAGGCACGTTCGAAAATGATGAGGCGGAGATGTTCGTTCTGGCTCAGGACTATCGCCTCGGCTATGGCCCCCAGACCCCGCTTTACAACTGGTTGCAGGCCCTGAGCTTCGATCTTTTCGGCCCGACCACATTCGCCATCGCCCTTCCGAAAAACATCCTGCTCTTCGCCACATATGCTCTGACATTCGACGGGTTTCGCCGTCTTTTGCCTGTCAGGGTCGCTATTCTGGTCACGCTGTCGCTGCTGCTGCTTCCGAATATCTCCTGGGAAGGGCAACGCGCCGGGTCTCACAGCATCGCCATGCTGGCCCTGATCGCGGCGACGATGAATGTGTTTGCACGGCGCCTGGAGGCCGCAGAAAAAGGCGAGCACAGGCTGTCTCATGCCGTCCTTCTCGGGATCGCGCTCGGACTTGGCGGGATCACGAAATACAATTTCTGGCTCTTCCCCCTGCCTTTGCTTCTGACGGCGGGGGGCTTCCCCGACCTCCGGCGCGCGTTCTGGCGCAGGGACCTGATGGTGACGGCCGCCATCGCCGCCGCCATTCTCGCCTTGCCCATGGGCTGGATTGTCACCCATGCGGAGATGGCCGCCTCGACCAGTGGCACATTGTATAAGCCCTCTGCCTTCGATGGCTTGCCGCCTCCGTTGATCGGCGTGGCCACCATGCTGTCCGAGGTTCTCGCCGGTCTGATCCTGCTTTTGCTCACCCTCATCGTGCTGCGCCTGCCCTTCGGGCGGCGCATGTTCGCCTTGGGCCCGGCCCCTCTGCTCTCGCGCTGGATGCTATGGTCCGGCCTCACCGGCCTCGTCGTCATTACGTTTCCCGTGATTGGCTGCGGCGTCACCGATGTTCAGGCCCGCTGGCTGATCCCCCTGCTGATCACGCTGGCCTTTGGTCTGATGACTTGGGTTGCCCCGACACTCAGCCCCCGCCTCTTGCGCAATGCCTTCCGCTACTCTGCCTGCCTCGCTCTTTTGATCATCGTCGCGATGGCAGACACACGTCTAAGGGGCGCCGGCAGCGATTCCCTCGACATCGAAACGCTGGCCGAGATCATCGAACAGGACCTGCCCGAAGGCGCCAAACCGCCCGCCGTGGTCAGTTTCAACTTTTACTATCCCGGCAATCTGAAATATCTGCGCCCGTCTTGGACCGCTTTGCCCGCTCAACCGGGGGGCACCATTCCCGAGGATCTGGACCGCATTGTCGTCGTCGGCATCGACAATCCGGCAGAGATCACACGCAAACTCGCGACCCACGATCTGATGCCGGAGGCGCCTGAACTGGGCCCCCTGAGCATGGCCACCCTGCCCTTCCGTTTCGAAGACCCGGAGGTTACACGAGACGTGCCCTATATCATCATCCCATTGAAAAACGGCGCCCAATAAGGCGCCGTTTTTTTGATCTCAAAAGCTTTGAAGCTTAGCCGCGCAAGGTCCCGCCGGTGGCTTTTTCGACCTTGGCGATGATCTTTTGCGACAGCGCGTCTAGGTCTTTTTCCTTCAGCGTCCCGTCTGTGGGCTGAATACGCACAGTGATCGCCAGAGACTTCTTGTCCTCGCCCAAAGAGCCACCGATGAACTCGTCAAAGATGCGCACATCTTCAATCAGCGCCTTGTCGGCGCC includes:
- a CDS encoding glycosyltransferase family 39 protein; the encoded protein is MRTAQDQVSSNAFLFILLTYFAVQTVLRTVLGGTFENDEAEMFVLAQDYRLGYGPQTPLYNWLQALSFDLFGPTTFAIALPKNILLFATYALTFDGFRRLLPVRVAILVTLSLLLLPNISWEGQRAGSHSIAMLALIAATMNVFARRLEAAEKGEHRLSHAVLLGIALGLGGITKYNFWLFPLPLLLTAGGFPDLRRAFWRRDLMVTAAIAAAILALPMGWIVTHAEMAASTSGTLYKPSAFDGLPPPLIGVATMLSEVLAGLILLLLTLIVLRLPFGRRMFALGPAPLLSRWMLWSGLTGLVVITFPVIGCGVTDVQARWLIPLLITLAFGLMTWVAPTLSPRLLRNAFRYSACLALLIIVAMADTRLRGAGSDSLDIETLAEIIEQDLPEGAKPPAVVSFNFYYPGNLKYLRPSWTALPAQPGGTIPEDLDRIVVVGIDNPAEITRKLATHDLMPEAPELGPLSMATLPFRFEDPEVTRDVPYIIIPLKNGAQ